TGTTGTTCATTCCGGACCGCAATCAGGATGATGTTCCCGACTCACCTCCGGTTGTTCTGCTCGATGGCTTTGGCTACCAGGACACCCATGAGTGCCTGAACAGCTTCCTGTGGGGGCCGGATGGCTGGCTCTACGGGAACCAAGGTGTCTTCAACTTTGCCAAGATCGGCAAGCCAGGGTCCACCGATGCCGAGCGGGTGGAGTTGCGGGCCGGGGTGTGGCGGTACCATCCGGTTCGCCATGAGTTCGAAGTCTTTGCCCATGGGGGTAGCAATCCATGGGGACTGGACTTCGATGAGCGCGGTCAGATCTTCATGACTCACTGTCGCAGCTATTTTGGCCGGGGCTGCACCACTCATGTGATTCAAGGAGGTCAGTTCTGGAATCAGGCCAATGCCAACTACGCCCCATTTATTGTCGCGGATCCTCCGGCCCAATTTCCCGACTTCCGAAACTACCTGCTCGCCTCAGCAAGATACGATCATGGTGCGGGGGGAGCTGGCGCTCCCGGCAGCGATGCGATCTACGGCGGACACTCGCATGTGGGGACCATGATTTACCTGGGCGACAACTGGCCCGACGCCTACCGCGGCCATCTGTTCACACACAATCTGGGAGGGCATCAGATCAACCATCAGGTGAACCGGCGGCTTGGCTCCGGATACGAGACGGTTCACGCGGGTCAAGACCAGCTGTTCTGCACGGATCCCAAGTATGTTCCGGTCGATCTTCAGTATGGTCCGGATGGAGCTGTGTACATCATTGACTGGTATGATATCCAGCACTGCCACAACCCGAACACCGAGCGATGGGATCGCAGCAACGGCCGGCTTTATCGGGTGCAGTACGAGTCCACCTTCCGTCCGGTCGCGGTCAACCTGGAAGCCAAGACTGACCTGGAGCTGGTGGAGCTTCATCGCTCCAAGAACGAGTGGCAGGTGCGTCACGCCCGGCAGTTGCTGCATGAGCGCTCGGTGGCGCGTGCGATAGAGCGCTCGGCGCGTAACGAGTTGCGACGCTGGTTGGAAGATAAGTCCCTTTCCGAATCAGCCCGCCTGAAGGCGCTGTGGAGTTTGCATGCCGTGGGCGACTTTTCGGCGGAGCTGGCCTTGGCTTGTTTGCAAGATCGCGATGAGATGATCCGTGCGTGGACAATCCAGCTTTTGGCGGACCGTCGATCCTTGTCGCCGTCCTTCAACCAAAGTTGGCTCCGTCTTGCGCGCGAGGATGGTTCAGCGGCGGTGAGACTCGCGCTGGCTTCAGCGGCGCAGCGAATTTCGGCCGACCTGGCCTGGGAGGTTCTGGAACAGTTGGCGCTCCGGGGGGAGGATCGGAGTGATCGCAACCTTCCCGCTTTGGTTTGGCATGGCATGGCTCCCCTCATGGCTCAAGATGTCCGACGGGCCATCCAGTTCGCCCAGAAGGCTGCCTTACCGGGGATCGCCGATTGGATCTATTGGTATGCTGCTCGGTCGGGAGCCGAGGGGCTGCCGCTGTCGTTGGCGAGCCTGGGCGGGATTCCGGAGAGCGAGTTGGGCAAAAGGCTCGCTGGGCTGAAACTGGCCCTCTCGGCACGGGGACGAGTCAGCATGCCCCCGGAATGGAAAGCGGTCGCTCCGGCGCTGTACGCGCATACCCAGGTCTCCATTCGTCGCCAAGCCGAAGCCATAGCCGCCTTGCTCGGCGATGCCACCGCGTTTCCCCGGCTGCGCGACACCCTCTCGAATCCGGCATCGGATGCCGAGAGCCGAGCGCACGCGTTCAATGTGC
This Verrucomicrobiales bacterium DNA region includes the following protein-coding sequences:
- a CDS encoding c-type cytochrome — protein: MRWARRCIGWLGCIGIAGSALAEPALPEVKRLETSPVLRSLKPNPMPVPPRTPAEQTVAQMYLPEGFRAELLVAEPHLHQPIAFAFDHRGRIWIAEAYTYPQKQPAGKGKDRILILEDRDGSGRFATQKVFAEGLNLVSGFELGFGGVWVGAAPELLFIPDRNQDDVPDSPPVVLLDGFGYQDTHECLNSFLWGPDGWLYGNQGVFNFAKIGKPGSTDAERVELRAGVWRYHPVRHEFEVFAHGGSNPWGLDFDERGQIFMTHCRSYFGRGCTTHVIQGGQFWNQANANYAPFIVADPPAQFPDFRNYLLASARYDHGAGGAGAPGSDAIYGGHSHVGTMIYLGDNWPDAYRGHLFTHNLGGHQINHQVNRRLGSGYETVHAGQDQLFCTDPKYVPVDLQYGPDGAVYIIDWYDIQHCHNPNTERWDRSNGRLYRVQYESTFRPVAVNLEAKTDLELVELHRSKNEWQVRHARQLLHERSVARAIERSARNELRRWLEDKSLSESARLKALWSLHAVGDFSAELALACLQDRDEMIRAWTIQLLADRRSLSPSFNQSWLRLAREDGSAAVRLALASAAQRISADLAWEVLEQLALRGEDRSDRNLPALVWHGMAPLMAQDVRRAIQFAQKAALPGIADWIYWYAARSGAEGLPLSLASLGGIPESELGKRLAGLKLALSARGRVSMPPEWKAVAPALYAHTQVSIRRQAEAIAALLGDATAFPRLRDTLSNPASDAESRAHAFNVLSQALDAQAVPVFLQLLDDPSYRSRVLAVLGRFADTSIAPALIQRIPSFNSVDQAAALGTLTRRVSFGSALLDAVAAGRIKRELLTAFHVRSLVSLRDAEIERRVAASWGKFGQTSAEKESKIVQLEKFFNEAPLWAYDTRAGREHFQKLCAACHRLGQEGVRVGPELTGAGRHGVRYFLENIIDPNAVIGTDFQATVVETKQGDVLTGMIVNSSPDSLTLRTSAQEVVVPTGDISRRTTSELSLMPEGLLDSLNDREQVELLKFLTSN